ACAGGAACAAAGTCAATGGCACAAGGAATACCCAAAGCGCGAAATAGATACACAGCAAAATCAGTCACTTCCCTACATGTACCGGATAAGTATTGTACATATTCCGGTCCTATATGTCCAAATGGATATGGCGTTACAGAAGTATAATAATAGCTCTTATCAGGTAATTTACTTATTAGATAATTAGCAGCAACAACCGGATCTTCAATATCTAATGAATCAGACATACGCAAAGAATCCAACAACGAATTATATTTTTCATAGTACGTTTCACGCCAGTATGCTAACGGTTCATCCCCTATCCGATAAGGCAATATATACTCACAAAATGTTTCAAACGAGATATTTTTTCCCCAAGGTTGTTCCTGCCAGACTTTAAAAGCCCAATCAATGTTATGACATAGATAAGCAGAATCTATCTCCATAATGTCACATTTCTTCTCAAATGCCTTTATAGCCCCATACACATTCTTAACCGAATCAGCAACCTGTTGTGGCGTTTGCCCTCTACTTCTTTTCAACCATGTATAATAAGACTTATAATTATCCAATTGTTCTCCAACAGAATAAGTATAAAAAGGCATATTTTCTATCAGAAAACAAACTGCTTTATACTTTAAACTATCAGTAGAGTCTTTTTGATAACGATAAAGCACTTTTTCCAACTCCATCCTATTATCTTTCGCAACTTGTAATACAGTTCCTAGAGAAGTCATTGATTCTTCTCTAAATACTACTTTCTTGATAAGATACCATCCTAATAGAATAATAATTATGAGTTGGAAATATCGTAAATGCTTTATCATATGCTTATTCATTTTGCATTTCCACTAATTTTCAATTTAAATGGAGCATTTTCGGCATTACAATAGACTGTAATTGTTTTATTAAAATATTCCGGATGCTCTGCCTTATATCTCACCTTCAATTTTATACTATCTCTTGGTTGGATTGGATTGGAAGAATATTCTATAACGGTACAACCACAAGAACTTACGACTTCATTTATAATAAGTGGCTTATTACCACTATTAGTTAATATGAACTCACCAATTTGTTCATAATGCCACTCAAAAGCTCCCATATCCAGTTTTGATGCAGACAAAATGGCTGTTGTTTTTAATTCTTCTTTTTCATTCGAAATTTCTCGTCCTAAAATAAGATCTAAATAAAGTTTTTTTATCTTCTGATTATAAACAGGATTACCAACAGCAAGTACTTTATTTGCTCTATCTAGCAAAAAAGTATGAAACATCATTTCTCCCGGAAAATGATTCAATTTATTTAACGAGTCTTTCTCATCGAAGCATACAGGATATCTAAAATTATCTACCATCAAATTATAAGAAAGTTCCATTTTATTTTTAGGATAAATAAAATATAAAAATTGAACAGTATTAGAAGATAATGAATCAATCTGAGCCATAAAACCTTTCCATGCCAATAATCTTAGTTTGCAACTGGTACAACCTACAGAATCAACATACACTACTATTTTATATTTATTTCTTTCAACCTGAAAGTTTACTGTATCCTTTCCACCAATTGTAAAAATAGGATTAATCGGGAAAACTATTTCTTTGCTTTCCCATTCTCGTATTAAATCCACTATTTTTTTTTGTTTACTATCTATACAAGATATAGACATAAATAATAGTATACAAAAAACAATATATTTCATTCAATTTAAATACTTAGTTCATTATTATCTATAATGCATTCAATTAACAGAAGAAGACATTATTGAATACTTTTCCAATATTGATTCTTTTGTTTCAAACGCATACACATTTCCATTCAACACACATAACGAAGAATATAATGAGCCAGCCAACTGATATACACCTTTTAATCTGATATCAGATTGCAACTCAAAAACAGCCACTGTATTAGCTTTATATCCCATAGTTTCATAAGAAGACAATAAAAGATAAATCTGATTTCCATCCATATATGCATCTTCACAAATAATGCCATAACTATTGGAAGACATAGGTTGTGTATCCAAATAAGCTAAACTTCTCTTTACTACCTCCAAACTTGAATAATCATAATCCATTATTTTCTTCTTATCAAAATTGTACACTTCAATTATTGCTTCATTATCTGAGATACTAACATATCCAGAAGAAGATTTAAAGAGATAGCGCCCATTTCTTACATACTCCATATCTGTATGTGCAAATAAAGTTCGTTCCCCCCAATATGAAACAGAATCAGATTGTAACTTCATTTTTCCAAAAGCTCCCCTTCTATCAGTTACACTCATTTCCATATAATCATTTCCTGATACTACGAAACGAAATTCCGGCATTAAACCAACCTTTTCTGATAAACGATATCTGGCTATTATATTACCATCCAGCCCATATGATATGAGTTTAGCACAACCTGCATCTAAAACATAAATTATATCATTATCTATTATGAAACTTGACACATTACACAATTCCTCCGGACCTTCCCCCATACGCCCTATTAGTCCTTTGAGATTCAAACAACTATCCAACTTTATAATTTGATTTCTATATTGTTCAACAAAATAGATGTCATTATTATACGTAAGCAGGTTTTTCACTCGCCCTAAGAATAAAGTATCAGAAAATTCTGATACTTTATCTTTTACTGATAATCTTCTTACTAAATCTTTTTCTGAACAAGAAAATAGACTCATCAGAAGAAATAATAATACAAATACATACTTCATATTATTCAACAACTGGTTTTAATTCCATCACATTTCACCCATCTTGACAAAACTGTAGCATGACGCTCACATACTCTTCCTGAGCATTCAACAAAATCATTAGGTCCTCCACCGCCACAAGAGACACGAGCAGTACACGTACCTTCAGTCTCACCGCCTGCTAAAGCTTCTACATTAACCAAAGCCAAAGTTGATAAATCTACAATAATTTGTGTTTTATACACATTAAATCCCGCAACAACGGCAATAACAACAACGGCTATAAGCCCCATCATTTTCTTTTTCATTCTGTCATTTTTTAAATTGTTCTTTTTCGTTTTTCTTCTGTATCTATCATTTCAACAGAATAGCAATAGTTTGCTACATTAATTTTTTATTCTTATGTTTGCAGCGGAATCTTTTTTTAAAGGTTTAGGAGCAGATGATATGTAAGCAAATCCGGCAAGATGAACAAACTCATCATTCTGCTCCTTTAATCAAGTTAATTATCTAATTCAACCAAAGCTAAACTTTAGTATTGGCTGATCGCTATTTACATCTGTCGCCATTATCGTTTTAGTAGTTTCATCTACATAAATACCATATATATATTGTTCGAGTATATATTTGCATAACGGTTCTCCTTTCAAACTAAATACATAAATATATTTTCCACCATCAGGAAGGCTTCCGCTTTGTCTCGCTATCTCCTTAAAAGGCGTTCCATGAAACACCGCATAAATAGCACAATCAGTTACTTGCACATCGCTAAATCCCATTATACCTGTTGGCATACCATATCCATCTGATATTTTGAATTCAGGTTCGTCGTGCTCACCGATACGAATTACATGAGTACTATCTTTTAAATTATAAACTTCAACCACTTCTCCCAACTGAGTAACAGCAGCCAAAATACTATTACGAGGATTATAATCTAAAAAGCTACGCCATGCCTGTGCTAATGCCGGACGGGCTTCTTGCAAGGCCTTCTCATTTGTTGTTGGTATAGCTCCTATTTTCTCTATTAGCTTACCTTCACAACTAACCTTCATAAAACGACTCTCACCTGAATAGTCAGGAATGACAAATGTTGTATCATTATATATGGCAAAATCAAGTGGTCGAAGTATATCTTCATCCAATGCCACCGTTTCCTCACGAAGCAGTGAATCACCGGATGAAGAAAAATCTAACCTAGTTAATTCGCTTTTGTTAGCATCTAAAGTCCATAATATATGGTTATGTAAACGAAAGTTCTCCATTGACAACATTTCTGTGGGAGAATCTCCTCGTCTACCAAAAGAAGATAGATACCGGAAACTTGGGTATTGGAATAAATGCCCATAATAATCGAAACCATGTAAATCCATCACAATAGCTTTATCCCCTTCTATCCGTATCCGAAAAGGATAACGGAACAAGGCTGTATCAAGCTCTATTACTTCTCCTTTCAATTCTTTTTCTTGCGGAAATCTGGAATAAGGTAATACATTGTCTGCATATTCCTTATATTTCGTTTTGCAAGAAATAAAGAGAAATAGAAAAAGAAGGAGAAGAAGAATACTATTCTTCAAGGCTATATCCTCCAAAAATATATTCAACCTTTTTATGAGATACAGGACAATCTAAGGAACCAGTTCCATAACAACGAGTAATGGCCGCGTGTTCACCAGCAGCTAACGCTTCAACATTATATAATAGAAAAGTATTATGCACTTTACTATTACTATGTGAAACAAAATATTTAGTAGACAAAGCAGCTACCATACACAATAACAAAACTATTAATTTCTTCATACTATCTTTGTGTTATAAGATTAATTATGGCAACAAAAATAGTAGTGAAAAAACAGATTAGCAAACTATGCTGCTGACCATTTCGGACATGGCAATATTTTTTTCTCTAATAATCAAATGCAAATTAAAATATTCCCATTTCATCGATATTTTAGCTATTTGACTCAAAAGAAGAATTCTCTGAAATAATTAGTTGATATGCACCAACTTTCCTTAATATATTTAATGAAGGATCTATTCCATTGATAAATGAACGTAAACGTCCAACCGCTTTATGCATTCGTTTGTCATTACCTGAACCATCAGACCACAATGTATCTATAATTATATTATCCTTTAGAATATAGTCATTATTACTTGCATTTAGAAATAATTCCAAAAGCAAACAAGCTTGAGCCTGATTTTTTTTCTCAATGCCATTTACCATTACAACATTACGGTCTGCATAAAATATTATATGTTCACCCAATTTGTATGAGCGTATGGGAGTAGTACTCACTTTCTGAACTTCTTCGATTACATGAATTTCTACAGGAACTTCCTTTATCACTTCAACAGGAACCTCATTTATAATTTCCACTATCTCTTTACAATGAAATGAATGTATCTTGCGACGAAGAGCAATAAAAGACTTATAAAATCCATATCCCAAAATCAAATATAATGATAAATACAATAGTATCTCTTTATAAATCATACTCCATATAGAATAATACAAGTAACCCTTTACTTCTATCTCACAAGCATAACCTATATAACGGGTAAATACTATATTGGAAGAGTTACACCATTCGCTCTGATATGTATTTTGCAATTTTACACCACCATCAGTGCTCGTTAAGGATATGCACAAAGCTGATCTTAAAACAATAGTTGATAATTCCAATTGTGTTCTCCATCTAACATTCAAAGAATCAGGTTGAAGTGGTTTCTTTTTAAATGCAACAGAATGCAAAAGACGTACATTAGTATCATCAGTTATATTCAGGGTACTTTTCTCTATATCAAGCAGATACTCATGTCTTCCAGACTCATCTTCCCAATAAACAATACTCGAAACATCATCAGTCACTGTAGCTAGATTAAAATTAAGCGAAATATCACCCTTCAAATTCCTGTTTATCAGCTCCTGATTTATTGCCTCACCAAAGGCTACTTCCGCTTTCTTCTTAAGTTCTGATAATTTCGATTCATAAGTGTACTTGCAAGCAAAGAAAAATATAACTCCACCGATGCAGGCAGCAATAAACAACAAAATAACATTATAAGTTCTCATCATGTTTCATTTTATATCCTTTTTCAAACACAAAGGTAACATTATTTAATTAATTCGCGAATAAGCCAAACAATATCTATAGTGCGAGAAACTATATTCTTGCAGTTTCAACAGAGAATGGAATGTCAACTATGTCTCCCACAATAAGAGATTCTGTTCTATTTTTAAGATTTCTCCTTTTAATATTCAATTCAAAATCGAGCAAATAGAAAAATAAATGTATAAATTAATGTAAGAATATGCCATTCATGAGCTAAAAACTGCATAAATGAGGAATAAAAAACGAGTTATTCTCCCCTAACTAAGCTCCGTTCCTTTAAAAGGAACACATCGTTGGTCGGTGAGAGTCGATGCTTTTCTCACCGACCAACGACGTGTTCATCGGTGTGGCTTGATATAACCTGTATATTTCCGGCTATTTCATGCCTTATTTTGTCAAAAACAAATATAGCAAAATATTATATAGATTCCCAATCTTCCGACAGATACATACAATTAGGTCATTATTGCAAACAATAGGTACTATTATAACAGATAAATAGAAGCATCACAGATTCCCACAGTGCCTGATCACTCACATATTTACTTGCACAACATACTCTGTCTAAATTTCAAGCAGGAAAAACGCATAAAGTATCCTATTTTTATGTATGGTCTTATTTTAATAAAAGAGCACTTTTAGCAAATAACGATTAAAAATAGAAAATATACGGCCAGACAGTTCCATATTTGGGAACTTTATTCTATCTTTGTATTAAATAAACAAGGAAGATATGAAAATTATCGATGCGGAAAAACTGGAGAAGTTTGTGAAAAAGCACGCCGATGCAGAGAACGCTATTGAAAGATGGATAGAAATAATCCAAAGTGCCGAATGGAAAAATCACAATGAATTGAAAAGTGACTTTCTTTCAGTTGATTACGTAGGGAACGATCGATATGTTTTCAATATCAAAGGGAACAAATATAGGATTATTGCCGTTGTAGTGTTTTTCGCAGGACGTTTATATATACGTTTTGTAGGAACACATGCTGATTATGACAGAATAGATGCTAAGATTATATAAAAGGAGGTGGATTATGAAAATAAAAAGTGACGCTGAATATAGAAGGTGCAAAAGAGGAATAGATAAAATCATTCACACTGGCACTAACCTTGGAAGTATGGACTTACTTGATCAATCAGACAAGGATGAACTTATTCGTTTGTCTGATATGGTAGAAGAATGGGAAGCCGCTTATCATCCTCTACCGGGAAAAGTTTCAACTTTAATAACGGACGAGATTAGACGTAAAATGGACGAAGCCAATCTTAACCAAATTGAAGCGGCAGAAAAATTAGGCGTTTCCAAATCTCGAATAAGTGAACTATTATCTGGCAAAAGAGCGCTTAACTTGAATTTAGTGAAACGTTTGCGGGACAATTTCGGAATTCCAGCTGATTTTATCTTAGATAATATGTAGAAAAGAATAAGATGAAATAAGGGCGTGCCGTGACACGCCCTTAAAAAATTATGTTCAAATTCTACTAAGAATATTCTATCTCCCACTCTCCCAAAGTCCTTGTTGTGCTATCAAAATTCACGCCAACTTTAACAACCTTACGATGGTCTATCTCATAAGGAATGGCATATTGTTTACTATTGATTTGTGCCAACGCTTCTTCGGGAGTTCCGTCTACCTTAAACTCAAGCACATAAATCGCATCAGGCATCTTTATCACTATGTCAGCCCTGCCAATTGCATTCTTGACTTCTACATCCACATATTGCCCCATCAAACGGAATAACAAATAGAATATGGTTTGATAGTGTTTTTCCTGATTGTTTTCCAAATCATAGGGTATAGAAGAAAAGAAAGAACGAGTACGAAGAAGACATTGCTCAATATCACCTTTCATCAAGTCTCTTACGAAAGAAACTACATAGAAATTACTTTCTCGGGTGGGTTGGTTGAGATAGGAAGGAATCAGCGTCTCAATAAAGCCTATTTTAACTTCTTCGTTCGGATAGCCTAATGTGTATGTACGAAAAAGAGGTTCATATCCTTTGATAGTCAGATAACCACTCTGATAGAGTACAGGAATCGGGTCTGTGATAACCTCTGTCGCTTTATCAAAGTCTTCATCTTTCACTTCCATCTTTTCCAGTAGATTGAGATTGAAGTCCATTCGCTGTAACATCTCAATCAAGAAAGTGGGCGTACCGGTAGAGAACCAAAAGCTTTTATATTTCCTTTGAGAAAAAGCATTGAAAAGACTAAACGGATTGTAAATATCTTCACAATTTTCACTAAAATGATAACCGTCATATTGGCGTTTCAAATGCTGGCAGGCTTCTTCATAAGTCTCATTGTTCGCTTGGGCTATCCTCTCAATATCCGGTTGCATCTGACTCCGCAATTCCGGCTCTGTTATACCGCAAATAGTACTATAATCATCACTCATACTAATATTCTGCAAGTTGTTTAACTCACTGAATATGCTCATCTGACTGAATTTACTGATACCTGTCAGAAATAAAAAACGAAGATATTGCCCTTGGGCTTTGAGAGGGCTGAAGAATTTACGCATCTCGGTTCGTAATTGTCCTTGTAAAGCAGAGTCACTATTACTATCCAATAAAGGTGCATCATATTCGTCAATCAATACGACAACCTGCTTTCCTGTCTGTTGATAAATTCGTTGAAGCAAACCTGTCAAACGGGCTGCATAACTCGTTTCTTCTTCATTTTTCCCATAAGTCCTCTCCCATCCGCTCAGATAAAGATTCAATTGTTCCTGTAAGTCTTCAATAGCGGTATATTTTGTTCTGCTGAAATCAATATGCAACACAGGATAAACAGTCCATTCCTGTTCCAACTGCTCTATTGCCAGTCCTTTAAATAAATCTTTTTTCCCGGAGAAATAGGCTTCCAGAGTAGAGACTAGAAGACTTTTTCCGAAGCGGCGGGGACGGCTAAGAAAATACACAGTATCAGTATGGACTAATTGATAAACCAATGCAGTTTTATCAATATATACACAATTCATATTACGTAACTGCTCAAAATTCTGTATCCCGATAGGATATCTTCTGAATATCTCTTTCATATAATTCTAATGCTTTTGTTGAAACATGAACAAAGATAACGTTTTTACGCATACCTTGTATAAATATGATCCGAATTTGAGATTTGCCCCATATTATTGTCATTTTAAAATAGTGACGCTATCCCACCAACATAGTGACGGTATGTGCTTAGGATAGCGTCACTATCCCGGGCACATACCGTCACTATATTCAAACCGGATATTTCCGGCTGTTTTCCTTAGTTTCCGCGCTGTGTAGGCAGGGTAAATTCCTGCGAATCGCAAATCATTCCGTTCTCGTCCGCCACTGCTACACGGAAAGTCACTTCACCGTCTTTCAGTCTTTCGCCTGCATGAATCGAGGCAGTGTATCGGATACCTTCGCCCGGAAGAACTTCCTCTATCATCACCGAAGGAGAGATGCCGAGATGTTTCACCTTTTCGACTGTTTCTACCACAGGAACCACATTATATACAGGCTTCCGGCCATCATTCATAATCTCAAAGATTATCTTGCTGTTCTCCCCTGCATCAATCACATGGTTGCGGTTATCATCAATAAAACGAATCCTGCGCAATTTCAGTTGGGCAAGCGGACGCTGAACCTGCTGCGGCTGTTTCTTGTATTTCTGAACACGGACTTCACGCACTTCAGGAATGTAGGCATCTTCTTCTATTTGTTCCTGTCTCGGCGCTGTCAACGCACTTCCTATTGCCGCGCCGGCAATGGTTCCTACGATATTTCCGATGGCAGAACCACGGTAACCGCCACGCCAGCCACGATTATTATCCCCGACAAGCCCGCCTATCGAACTTCCCAGACTACCACCGATAGAAGCACCTGCTACGATAGCTCCCGGATTCCCCATACGCCCCGACGCACATCCGCTCAAAATCAAAGCGGAAAGCAAAATTACTGTTAGTTGTTTCTTCATGAACCTCTCTATTTAGTGTTACTTCTCTTATTCTACCACTTTAAAACGAGCAAAACGCAATAATAGTTGCTTGTCACCCGCATTTTTGAAATGAATGGTGGCTTTTGCGTTATCTCCCGTTCCTTCTACTTTCATCACCTCTCCCAGTCCGAAACGTTCGTGCTCTATCATTTGTCCGGCTTGCACTCCTGCCACCGATGCAGAACCGGAAGACGACGCCTGAGTTCCCCCACTGCTGCCTACCGCACTTACCTTCTTCAAGTTTCTCGGCACACTGGGAGCTATTATCTGCGCCTTCGGCCGTTCGCGCTGTTCTGAAGAAGAGGTACTTCCGAAAGGTGCACGCGACGGAGAAGCAGAACGGGTAAATCCGCCTTCTATCTCTCTGCGGAAACGTCCCGCACCTTCATCCACCGAACGGCTGACTCCCGACTCATGCGGCATCTTCAAGAAATCAACATCAATATCCCGCAAGAAACGGCTGGGACTTCCAAACTCCATCTTTCCGTAACGGAAACGGGTTTTGGCAAAAGACAGAAAACAATGCTCTTCCGCACGGGTAATGGCTACATAGAACAAACGACGTTCTTCTTCCAACGCACGTGGTGAGTCTCCTACCATGCCGCTAGGGAACAGGTTTTCTTCCAGACCGACCACAAACACATTCCTAAATTCCAATCCCTTGGCGGAATGGACGGTCATCAAAGTTATTTTCTCCCCGTCATCCGCCTTATCGGAATCCTGGTCGGTAAGCAATGAAATCTCCGAAAGGAAATCGGTTAGGAATATATTCGGATTGCCTTCTTCCTGCCGTAAAGCACAGAAGTCGTTCATACCGTTTACCAACTCTTCTATATTTTCCTTGCGGCTCAGATTCTCAGGAGAAGTGTCCTGGCAGACATCGTTGATAATGCCGGATTGACGGATAATATCCGTTCCAATCTCGTATGCGTTCTTATCTGCCAAGTCCGCAATAAAGCCTTCTATCAACTCACGGAAACCTTGAAGTTTCGTATGTGTCCCTTTGTTGATATTCAAGCCATAGCTCAACGGCTCGCAGAGCGCCGCCCACAGGCTGACTCCATTATCGGTGGCTGCCGATATTATCTTGCCGACGGTAGTATCTCCGATACCACGGGCAGGATAATTGATGATACGCTTGAACGCTTCTTCGTCATTCGGATTCACCACCAGACGGAAATAAGCGATAACGTCTTTTATCTCCTTTCGTTGGTAGAACGAAAGTCCGCCGTAAATCTTATAAGGCATCGTCCGCTTCCGAAGAGCTTCCTCAAAAATACGGCTTTGCGCATTCGTACGATACAGGATAGCGAAATCAGCATAGCCGTAGGAATGTTCGCGGCGCAGTTCGGCTATCTTATTCGCCACAATATCACCCTCTTCCACATCGCTGTATGCCTGGAACACACCGATAGCTTCCCCTTTCTCTTTTTCGGAGAATACGGCTTTCCGTATCTGACGCTCATTCTTCTCAATCAAGCTGTTGGCAGCACAGACAATGGTCTGTGTGGAGCGGTAATTCTGCTCCAGTTTGAAGACTTTCGTATTAGGATAGATTTTCGTAAAATAGAGGATATTGTCGATATCCGCTCCACGGAAAGAATAGATGCTTTGTGCGTCATCCCCTACGACACAGACACGCTGGTTCTCTTTGGTGAGTTGCAGGACGATGCTGTGTTGGGCATAGTTGGTATCTTGATACTCGTCTACGAGCACATAGCGGAACTGCTCCCGATAGCGGGCCAGGACTTCCGGGAAGTCACGGAACAAGATATAGGTATATACCAACAGGTCGTCAAAGTCCATAGCTCCCGCCTGGCGGCATCTTTCCCAATAACGGGTATAGATGTCGCGGATAGCAGGCATCTTGGCTGCCATATCGCCTTCGTACGCTTCCTTATTGGCAGCATATCCCGTAGGAGTGACCAGATGATTCTTGGCGTTGGAAATACGGGATTGCACAGTTCCCGGTTTATAGGTCTTTTCGTCAAGCCCCATTTCCTTGATGATGGAACGGAGCAGGCTCTTACTATCGGCCGTATCATAAATGGTAAACTGGGAAGTAAATCCGATATACTGCGCTTCGGCACGAAGGATACGGGAGAATATGGAATGGAAAGTCCCCATCCACAAATAACGCGCCCGCTCCATACCTACCAGGCGGGCAATACGTTCTTTCATCTCACGCGCTGCTTTATTGGTAAAGGTCAGTGCAAGGATGTTCCACGGATTGTAACCGTTCTCCAGCAAATAGGCGATTTTATAAGTCAACACGCGCGTCTTCCCCGAACCTGCACCGGCTATCACCAGTGAAGGACCGTCGTTGTAAGTCACTGCTGCACACTGACTCTCATTCAATTCCTCTATATAATTGGTATTCATAACAGCATTATAAAAACAATGAGGTTTTTTAACAAACCCTCGGCGTTCAATTTTGTTCTCAATACAAAAGTATAATATTCATTCGAGAATGAAGGTATTTTTATGATTTTTCATCACTAACTATTTTAACCTAACCCCCAAAAGCAATGAAAAGAGGTATATTTTTGACAATTATTTTAAGTTTGTGTCTGGTCGCCTG
The DNA window shown above is from Bacteroides faecium and carries:
- a CDS encoding ATP-dependent helicase; amino-acid sequence: MNTNYIEELNESQCAAVTYNDGPSLVIAGAGSGKTRVLTYKIAYLLENGYNPWNILALTFTNKAAREMKERIARLVGMERARYLWMGTFHSIFSRILRAEAQYIGFTSQFTIYDTADSKSLLRSIIKEMGLDEKTYKPGTVQSRISNAKNHLVTPTGYAANKEAYEGDMAAKMPAIRDIYTRYWERCRQAGAMDFDDLLVYTYILFRDFPEVLARYREQFRYVLVDEYQDTNYAQHSIVLQLTKENQRVCVVGDDAQSIYSFRGADIDNILYFTKIYPNTKVFKLEQNYRSTQTIVCAANSLIEKNERQIRKAVFSEKEKGEAIGVFQAYSDVEEGDIVANKIAELRREHSYGYADFAILYRTNAQSRIFEEALRKRTMPYKIYGGLSFYQRKEIKDVIAYFRLVVNPNDEEAFKRIINYPARGIGDTTVGKIISAATDNGVSLWAALCEPLSYGLNINKGTHTKLQGFRELIEGFIADLADKNAYEIGTDIIRQSGIINDVCQDTSPENLSRKENIEELVNGMNDFCALRQEEGNPNIFLTDFLSEISLLTDQDSDKADDGEKITLMTVHSAKGLEFRNVFVVGLEENLFPSGMVGDSPRALEEERRLFYVAITRAEEHCFLSFAKTRFRYGKMEFGSPSRFLRDIDVDFLKMPHESGVSRSVDEGAGRFRREIEGGFTRSASPSRAPFGSTSSSEQRERPKAQIIAPSVPRNLKKVSAVGSSGGTQASSSGSASVAGVQAGQMIEHERFGLGEVMKVEGTGDNAKATIHFKNAGDKQLLLRFARFKVVE